In Candidatus Kerfeldbacteria bacterium, a single genomic region encodes these proteins:
- a CDS encoding ATP-binding cassette domain-containing protein, translating to MLSVQGLTKKFNDFTAVNDISFEAHAGEIFGLLGPNGAGKTTTIRVIATVLQPTSGTATVAGFDIVQQPEEVRRNIGLLTADIGLYDRFTARENLRYFGRLYGMGGESLENRINDLVRILHMERFADRRAGKFSTGMKQKVAIGRSIIHDPKVIMFDEPTAGLDVLAAQTVIAFMQQARAMKKLVVLSTHDMFDAEKLCDRVAIIHRSALVAEGSVKELLAQTKQSNLEAAFTSIVGTEAMFEAQAAAEEKQLAMMNSKKKGLFGRWK from the coding sequence ATGTTATCCGTTCAAGGGTTAACAAAAAAATTTAACGATTTTACCGCCGTCAATGATATCTCTTTCGAGGCGCACGCCGGTGAGATTTTTGGCTTGCTTGGACCCAATGGCGCGGGTAAAACAACCACCATCCGCGTCATAGCGACTGTGTTGCAACCAACTAGCGGTACGGCCACGGTGGCTGGTTTTGATATTGTGCAGCAGCCGGAAGAGGTTCGGCGGAACATTGGGTTACTGACCGCTGACATCGGCCTGTATGACCGCTTCACGGCACGGGAGAATCTCCGCTATTTTGGCCGGTTGTACGGCATGGGCGGGGAGTCACTTGAGAATCGCATCAATGATTTAGTTCGAATTTTGCACATGGAGCGATTTGCCGATCGCCGGGCGGGAAAATTTTCTACGGGCATGAAGCAGAAAGTGGCTATTGGCCGTTCGATTATCCACGACCCAAAAGTTATCATGTTTGACGAACCAACTGCAGGACTGGATGTGCTCGCGGCACAAACGGTTATTGCTTTCATGCAGCAAGCGCGGGCAATGAAGAAATTAGTTGTACTGTCGACTCACGATATGTTTGACGCGGAGAAATTGTGCGATCGAGTTGCCATAATTCACCGTTCAGCACTGGTAGCGGAGGGTTCAGTTAAAGAACTTTTGGCACAGACAAAGCAATCAAATCTTGAAGCGGCTTTCACGAGTATCGTGGGCACCGAAGCAATGTTTGAGGCGCAAGCGGCAGCTGAAGAGAAACAGTTAGCCATGATGAACAGTAAAAAGAAAGGTTTGTTTGGTCGATGGAAATAA
- a CDS encoding ABC transporter permease → MKEILTVCTKELLDNIRDRRTLMTAILMPIILMPIILIGSFKLQEYQIKQAEEKVAIVALSDQAVSPVLTEYLKSQDKIELAPTTDYAADIEAGTLALYIEVPESFQSSLDAEVPTSLIIHYKSSKTDSTTALTKVMAVLESFNQIEATQRLTAKGLDPQLMTSVIPQAQDIASAEERGGFFVGFLLPMFIVIFAIVGGMYVAIDVSAGEKERKTLEALLLVPISRFKIVMGKYLAVTVMAVVTIMLSIASLYTSFRFYTPSLGAEGDIVINLTPGAIGVMLGIGAILAVMFSGLLLSVAIFAKSYKEAQNYISPFYLLAVLPVGIANSLPSFQPSLIMFVIPGMNAVFVMKEVLLGIYDWPHIVVTLVSLLVFAGAGIIVASKIYSREGILFRD, encoded by the coding sequence ATGAAAGAAATTTTAACGGTTTGTACAAAAGAATTATTGGATAATATTCGCGACCGGCGGACGCTGATGACGGCTATCCTCATGCCCATTATCCTCATGCCAATTATCCTTATTGGTTCATTTAAATTGCAGGAATATCAAATCAAGCAAGCTGAAGAAAAAGTCGCCATCGTTGCGTTAAGTGATCAAGCGGTTTCTCCAGTGTTAACCGAGTATCTCAAATCGCAGGATAAGATAGAACTTGCCCCGACAACTGACTATGCAGCAGATATTGAGGCAGGTACTCTGGCCCTATATATTGAAGTACCCGAATCATTTCAGTCATCGCTTGATGCTGAGGTGCCAACCTCATTGATCATTCATTATAAGAGTTCAAAGACTGACTCAACCACAGCATTAACGAAAGTGATGGCGGTTTTGGAATCATTTAACCAAATTGAGGCGACACAACGTCTAACGGCAAAAGGTCTTGATCCGCAATTGATGACCAGCGTTATTCCCCAAGCTCAAGATATCGCCTCAGCAGAAGAGCGTGGCGGTTTCTTTGTCGGATTTCTGTTACCCATGTTTATTGTTATCTTTGCCATTGTCGGTGGCATGTATGTGGCGATCGACGTGTCAGCTGGGGAAAAAGAGCGAAAAACATTAGAAGCATTACTGTTGGTGCCTATATCGCGGTTCAAAATTGTGATGGGCAAATATCTTGCAGTTACAGTTATGGCAGTAGTTACCATCATGTTGTCGATTGCCTCGTTGTATACTTCATTTAGATTCTATACGCCGAGTCTGGGGGCAGAGGGGGATATCGTAATTAATCTGACCCCAGGTGCCATTGGGGTGATGCTTGGGATTGGTGCGATTTTGGCTGTGATGTTTTCTGGATTGTTACTTTCAGTGGCTATTTTTGCAAAAAGCTATAAAGAGGCACAAAATTATATTTCGCCATTTTATTTATTAGCGGTGCTACCGGTTGGGATTGCTAATTCTTTGCCTAGTTTTCAGCCAAGTTTGATTATGTTTGTGATTCCTGGTATGAATGCCGTATTTGTCATGAAAGAAGTGTTATTAGGAATATATGATTGGCCGCATATTGTCGTTACGCTTGTTTCTTTATTGGTTTTTGCGGGAGCAGGGATCATCGTGGCAAGTAAGATTTATTCTAGGGAAGGCATCCTGTTTCGGGATTAA